CCACGCGACGCGGCATTTTGTTAGGCAAGGAAAggttatttataaaaagaaaaagttataaaaagaaatacatttatttttagaatGTGTGTCATATATAATTTTCAGTGCGCATGTCGGAAATGCCAAATTCTGCATTTTGTTCTTCTGTTCTTTCGTATTTTTCGATTGTTAGATTTGGATCGGCATCAGGCGCCCATGTGTTCTAAAATACCAAAATTCGGAACATAACACAATATGGGGGTGAACTTGTTTGtggcaaaaatataaaaaaaaacattgcaccATTTGCATTGATGAAAATTTGAATATAGAAGGAGGGCACCTTTTTTGCCACAAACATACTAAATTGATTAATTTATTttcgtatttatttttcttgggTTATATTCGTTGTGCCGTTACAGAGCACACTAGTTCCAGTCTTAACGTTTATAACAACTCCTACCCTTCTTACAAGTTGATTAAGAGCagtaaaaagttgaaaaaaaacccCGCCCGCCCGCCCTTTAAAAGGtttctttaaaaatcaaaacgtAACTGCCTTACTTGAACTTAGAAATATGCAGTTTCTATATGGTTTCTTTTCGGAAAATAGGTAAATGCAACCAATCTTATTTGGTTACGAGGGGTTGGAGTTTAGAAGAAAAAAGGTTATTTCCGGTTGAGCAAagcgaattaaaaaaatgttagctAAGATAAACAGTTTTTTACACCAAAGGTTTCTCTGTATTTGTttagaagttaaaaaaatacaaataaataaaaattacgaattaaatcaatatattttttctcaatTAGCGCAGACGGAAGCAATCTTTCTAAAACTGCTGTCGTCATCAGAAATGATTAATCAATTACCTTACTTATGATCAAATCCACGTGTTAATAATTCGCGCAATATAAAATTACATAGCGTAAAGTATGCagcaacacaaaacaaaaatcacGTGCAACCTACCTGTAAATAAGAATTGCCAACTGGATCATCAAGTATCACGGTAAGAAATAAATCGCCATTTATTGCCTAACAAAAATAAGTGAGTCAATCCGTTGTAAAGACAAAAATAAGCGAGTCAATCCGTTGTAAAGACAAAAATAAGCGAGTCAATCCGTTGTAAAGGAATAAAATTCAgagatttaacttttttttagctttaaatCGCAAAAAAGCAGTATTAGGTTTTAACAGTCAAACAGCGAACTTTCAtaagaattaaataaatttgagtcctcaataaaaataatttattacgtTGAATTGTGCTGTTTGAGTCCTTCTCCGCGAAAATACTTTCTGCtaatatttataaacttttaataacTAAGCATAACATACCTTATCTAACTtgttaattgtatttttaatttgattattTTCAGGCGCGCTATCACCCATTGCAAATGGAAATATTTGTCCAAGCTAAacgtgaaaataaataaataaattatgaaCCCTTATGCTACTCAGTGTTCACTGCAGAAGCCTTGGGTGGGGAGGCTCAGCCATGCTTTCATGTGACAGGTTCACGCAGTTGTGCATACCACATAAACGTCGGTTTACattattaagataaaaattgataaaaatcaaTCGTACGACTTTATTGGAAAACATGTTGCACAATAATTACTGACTCTAATGGCAAGCGACCTTaaagaaatagttttttaatgtttgaCTGTTAATTAGGCAACAGTTGCACAAAAACCGAACTAGAGTTAAACTGAAACAAAAACAGCTCGACCgaacaacaaacaaataaacaaactaacaccttttcaatttttttcttatttataaacaaaccgggcttattaatatttttgttttattttattcttcgtTGCAGCTGCTTTTCTACCATGTTTAAcgtaaacaacaataacaataaaagcGATTACCTGTTCTTTCATGTTTAAAAAAAGACCTTCTAACGTCGTAAATTTTCCACCCATACTCGAATGATTTATGTCAATATCTAGCTCTGGTATTCGGATAGTGCAAGTTTGtgactaaagaaaaaaattgatgaaaattaCGCCAGAAGAAGACTAATGTATGTAACAAACTGGCAAACTTTCAGACTGCTTTCAATTCCACGAAAAACGCTCGcggaatgaaaataaataaatttattggaCCGGGGAAGAAGTTTAAAATGAAGACAAAAAGAACatcttaaatcatcttaaatatcatacTGAGCCCCAattataactaaaaaaaaacctagctagctagttattttcttttaaattcaatgttaatattatttcttgtacGTTAACCTTCTGGATGGTTTGCTTTTTACTCAATGTTATTTCAAACGTGCAAGGATGGTGGGCATCACCAATGGGATATCTTACTTAAGTCGCTTTATAGCCTCTTCAACTAAGTTTCTccgaaaaaatgttttatgatatgaaaaaaaaaaagatattcgaTTGGTTCCTAGAAACACaaattttccgcaaaacaaCACAGCAGAAAAAAGTAAAGTGAAATCTTTTTTGACACGTATTTTCTTCCCTTAAAATTGTAATGTGCATGTGcccaaaaagaatgtttgttaCGCGGATAATTCCGGAAGGTGGAAAATGGCCTTTAAaatgtcaaagaaaaatgaaaaacttattaaaatgtcaaaaaaaaaggtaaaatcaAAAGGAACTTATCATGCGACAGTGAAATTCAACGAAAACTAACTTACTGCCAACACATCTCTTGAAAGATCTGTAGTCtctgtcattttaaatgtaATTTTAGAACCTAAGGGTTCGGTAGCACCTACAAGAGAAATATCAATTGCAATGTTGAATTTTTTAACAGTTAAGTAAACATTAGGAATCAATTAAAGGGTATCAGATATCGTAATAAAGATTAAAACACTGAGTACTAACCTccagatttaatttcattgctTTTTTGGCCACACACATCACAGCTACTTGCCATTATTATTATCTCTTTAAAGTACGGAATCTCTGATTGGAAATATGTTAAAGATTTTGCATACTTAAATTAAAGATAATAGTTAATAAAGGCCACACCGAGACTTGTGTCCTTGGACAACTTAAAAACAAGGTAAACACTTGCCAATGTTTAAACATGCAAGCTTGGATTGCAAGTTTGTAGCTATGAACAACTGTTTTACTTTCACATTACACTTTATAGGTATGCTTTACAGGAAAAAGGATGATTTGCCTGTAGGGAGGATTTGCCTGTGGTGGTTAGGATTTGTTGGTGGTGAGGAACATACACATAAAATTACGTTTTGGCTTCATTTTACGCAAGTGTttgtgtgttttatttttaaaaaataaaaagatacgTAATACTTTCATTTTCGTCATTGTTGGTGACTGACAAGCTGAGCAATTTGTAGGAAACTCCAATACCTACATTGATTAATAATAACgagttaaatttaaattatatttataatacaaaaccaacaacaataagaaaaacaaaaaatacatggAAAGTGGCTCCTTAAATTTCTCATCCAAAAATAAACATCATTTCATTAGTAAATCCAAGGAGGTCTCAACAGTAGTTTCACTACTCACCTTTATCTTAGAAAACTTGGACAAAAAAAGTTATACTGTACACACCtattaaaaataacaattaaTTTCTTTGGAGGTTTATTAGGGATAAAGTATTTTTATCAACATTGTCAACATTGACAAAATTTCAGTATTTCCTGGTATAAATATATGGTCCTACATATTATAAACcaatataaaataattacatCATACCTCGTCTTTTATTTTGGTATCGCTCTCTaaaacaaaatgataaaaataaaaaaatacaatacacAAAATATAGAGATCTAAGTGACTATGTAATAAACCTCACAAAACGAGCCTTTTTCACAATTTCACATTGACATTTTTTGACGTGGTAACTGAAATTCTTGATTCAAGTTGGCAAacttttgtcaatatttaagtTGTTAGTCGATGGTAATTTGgatttaaaaacgttttaatcTTGTTTTCTGTTTGAATTGAACTGTTGTTTGTGTGCTAAAAATTCAACAGTTGCTTGTGTGCTAATTTCAACTGTGGCTTTTGTGGGAAATCATggaattgaaaaaaaagttcTGATACACAGTCGCCGACGTAAATACACATTTGCCAAGGAGAAGCAAGCTAGTGACATTTCATGATagcaatttttttgatttaaaagaaaCTGAATTTAAAAGGCTGTATAGGCATCAAATGTTCTGGTAATTTACTGAGTGAGTGTGGAAAATAACAGGAGATGATAATCACGAGAATGCTTCACTCTAtctctttttttttgtaaagtacTTTACCTTCTTCATTCTTGTTTTCCTTCTCTTTTTGTTCAGGTTCTTCTTCTATTGCTTGAAGCCCAAGTTTCTCATCTTGCTCCTTTGTTCGCTCGAAATATTCTATGAGTAAATTAGGATCCTGCAGTGGTGCACATGGATTTTCTATAAAACTATTTCCTGATGTGTCTTCAAGTATGAATGTGAAAGGAAATTCTCCAGTTTTATACTTTTCAAGTTTCTCAATAATTTTGTCAATCTTTTCAGCAACATCTGGATGCATTATCTAGAGTACAATTGAAATATAATATTAAATGGACTTCAGTAGGCAGCCTGTGGCTCAGTAGTTTCATCAGTACAAACGCAGAGGTTAGGGATTACagttataaaattttttgacaGTGGCAATAGTATGAAAGAAAAACCTTCTTTTTACTGGAAGTGATTGCATTGCAAATTCTCAAACAGTtggatttattttttaatcagtCCTTTGGAAAGTTTCGTTTTCGTGCGtggttaaatgtttttttttttttttttttttttgggggggggggcataAAAACAGGCTGCATACTTGaccagtaaaatataaaaaaattgaataaaaataaaaccaacTTTTCTAACTGGTTGATCCTGTTGCAAGCCTGTAACAGCTGTATCTAATATTCCTTCAAGTGtagttaaaactaaaaaaaattataaaaattaatattgcaAATTAGCATGTTTTTCAGTTTTCATGACACTTTAGTACATTACCTCCTTTTGTCTCAAATGCTGATGCTACAAAGTCCAactcaacaattttaaatagtgCTGATCCCTGCTTGACAATTTGTCTGTTCATAATCTGAaatgaataatttacaaagGTATAATGTATAACATtgtaatagtttttaaaaaaaattaaatcaggtTATAAATACAATCTCAAGCATTCgtgaaaacagaaaacaaaaagaacatACTGATTTATCATTCACTTTTAAGGTAAATCTAACTCCTTTTTCCTGGATGACAGAACCTGGTTTGACTTCATTATCTCTAAAATGGCAGTGTGGACATTCAAATGACATGATAATAATTTCTTTGAAGTATGGAATCTTGGTTAAAAGTAAACGTGTAGTTCcctgagaaaaaaagaaaaagaaaattatgatAAGAACTAGTTGTCAACTCGTGGACCCGTCCTTTATGTAATGTATCACATTTCATGCTTttgtaacagacagacaaacacacagacgacagctattattatagcGATAGTGACACTTCTTCattctattgtttaaaaaaaagttgttttaaaaatagcaaGTCTTAATCATGTCACAGACAAGAGAATTAAAGAAATGTAAAACGGTCGAAACGTTAAGGTCCAAAACTCTTTAATTAGTACctgttaaaatataaaaaagtaaaagtaaaattacTAGACTTACACTTTCATGACACTGCATACATAGACTTTCCATTTCAGTTATTTCAGGATCATCGTCATCAGCATTTATGTCACGAAACAATGGTTTATTTGGTGCTGTTTCAGTCATGTTTATCAACCTAAAAACGTAATACAGTGTACTCATTAATGCTAAAgtgaattatatttttactgatAAGGACGGCAATGGTCAAAATACatttcacaaaataaattgctaattCTTACTcacaaatatgaaaaacaatcaTTTTATTGAAACAGGTCTGGCTGATTAGGCCTGGTTTCTGATACCAAATGTAACAAAGAGGgaacatcaaaaaaattaacatggtagtaatatcataattttgttttgcatCATCAAGTACATATAacctttttttgctaaaattggaTCCTAACGAGTTAaactatttaataaaaaattatataataaaatatctgTCCTGTTTTTTTAACCTACTAGAATATAAGTGCATTCTTCCAGTTGAAATGTCATGAGGTAACAATCTGGGTTAATGAAAAACAGACTTTTCATGGATAAACTCTC
Above is a window of Hydractinia symbiolongicarpus strain clone_291-10 chromosome 3, HSymV2.1, whole genome shotgun sequence DNA encoding:
- the LOC130635587 gene encoding zinc finger protein ZPR1-like is translated as MTETAPNKPLFRDINADDDDPEITEMESLCMQCHESGTTRLLLTKIPYFKEIIIMSFECPHCHFRDNEVKPGSVIQEKGVRFTLKVNDKSIMNRQIVKQGSALFKIVELDFVASAFETKGVLTTLEGILDTAVTGLQQDQPVRKIMHPDVAEKIDKIIEKLEKYKTGEFPFTFILEDTSGNSFIENPCAPLQDPNLLIEYFERTKEQDEKLGLQAIEEEPEQKEKENKNEEESDTKIKDEVLEFPTNCSACQSPTMTKMKVLQIPYFKEIIIMASSCDVCGQKSNEIKSGGATEPLGSKITFKMTETTDLSRDVLASQTCTIRIPELDIDINHSSMGGKFTTLEGLFLNMKEQLGQIFPFAMGDSAPENNQIKNTINKLDKAINGDLFLTVILDDPVGNSYLQNTWAPDADPNLTIEKYERTEEQNAEFGISDMRTENYI